In Kazachstania africana CBS 2517 chromosome 4, complete genome, the following are encoded in one genomic region:
- the IPI1 gene encoding Ipi1p (similar to Saccharomyces cerevisiae IPI1 (YHR085W); ancestral locus Anc_5.381), which yields MTKSRKQKQKKQDFLKKKLKVGKTAPKASNITDTSFVARTISIRNQHLEHDNDLMKRLSLLKHHNATVRRETLQIYQKAIPRIINTRIMAPLLYHAIPLIVDQDKDVRDGLLLLIEEIGNIDPKILVLQCNVFILYFNMAMTHIVPRIQAASTRFLICLMKYCSDEIVRQAWLKLLGSVLSVLGWGTMGSNQSAGAVQRKKRDSKNTKVHLDALFQLIEKGCKDPHEIIDEDDANKKEDRTTNPHLIPDMPQPYGYLKLFTRQLKTADNSSSANGVSSQTSLANQDLDTRQHVFKTEYLDKIQKQLAQLIKEGGECGKSANSINKLLEELFAD from the coding sequence ATGACTAAATCAAGAAAACAGAAGCAAAAGAAGCAGGACTTCCTGAAGAAAAAACTGAAGGTTGGTAAGACTGCTCCGAAAGCAAGTAATATAACGGATACATCTTTCGTTGCACGGACCATCTCTATTAGGAACCAGCATTTGGAGCATGACAATGATTTGATGAAGAGGCTATCTCTGTTAAAGCATCATAACGCTACAGTAAGAAGAGAAACATTGCAGATATATCAGAAAGCTATTCCGAGGATAATCAATACTAGAATAATGGCCCCATTATTATACCATGCCATTCCGTTAATTGTGGATCAAGACAAAGATGTTCGCGATGGTTTACTTTTACTTATAGAGGAAATAGGTAATATTGACCCAAAGATTCTAGTTTTACAATGTAACGTTTTCATACtatatttcaatatggCCATGACACATATTGTTCCTAGAATACAAGCAGCTTCCACCAGGTTCTTAATATgtttaatgaaatattgTTCTGATGAGATTGTGAGGCAAGCGTGGTTGAAATTACTTGGCAGCGTGTTGTCAGTTTTGGGATGGGGAACAATGGGTAGTAATCAAAGTGCAGGTGCAGTTCAAAGGAAGAAACGAGACTCTAAGAACACGAAAGTCCATCTAGATGCTTTATTCCAACTTATAGAGAAGGGATGTAAAGATCCTCACGAAATAATAGACGAAGACGACgcaaacaaaaaagaagaCAGAACCACGAATCCTCACCTTATCCCGGATATGCCACAACCTTACGGTTACTTGAAACTATTCACAAGACAGTTGAAAACGGCAGATAACTCTTCGTCAGCAAATGGAGTGTCTTCTCAGACATCACTCGCAAACCAGGACCTGGACACTCGTCAACACGTCTTCAAAACAGAATATCTGGACAAGATACAAAAACAGC
- the RQC1 gene encoding Rqc1p (similar to Saccharomyces cerevisiae YDR333C; ancestral locus Anc_5.380), translating into MSSRAIRKLQNDEELLASLLASNKAPSRNEKTQQQSKQVNLFALMDDDESSYESEDAVEVPASEGMKSHEKVVASSANDEGEVRKVVLQTKSQKRRNKKNKKKKGKNSCVPKNNDEDTFNDDDLDKLLQHFQKRDIKDFGLNVTNVNHSDEFFTASESDNGSDDEISSTDIIENDLLDDTYFSKFPIHTIKYAKRFFNTDFKKLDPHQEFKLLFDDISAESLEDIDSMSSTSISPQQLKQIQKMKRLVRNWGGKDHRNVPNGPGGSVHRLQFTKVRDDWLPTPRGELNMRLLTSDELMDWQLWQRPLDWKDVIEQDLKSWQKYVTFYKFEPLNPDSNKAAMTEFYMSVILHPDHEALISLIASKFPYHVPGLLQVALITIRQGDKSNTNGLLQRALFVFDRALKSNVKFDGTSFQLPYIYFFNRQFYLTIFRYILSLAQRGAFATAGEWCKVLWSLSPLEDPLGCRYFLDHYLLLNSEYRYIIDLSKSSLANTYRQWYTLGLALGTVLSYLKIEETELAKLELMKCFKHHPLAIAMLFIDKLAGDRCLVGGLDISASPAEQIECKAYLARFSLLWKGHEEIKFLYDEISKILSDYQNNKIELSFLMGSVDEESEHPFFIKGIPVNLLRFVVLSEESSVMASIPSYVWSDYEVFEFDVLPPLARDRESLEVIETVKSFVNDRDLATNQAVRMQDDQLLAQIRQLSLDQYLQENPNAAPEI; encoded by the coding sequence ATGAGTTCTAGAGCAATCAGGAAGTTGCAAAATGATGAGGAATTATTAGCATCTCTTCTAGCGTCCAATAAGGCGCCTTCTAGAAACGAAAAGACACAACAACAGTCGAAGCAAGTCAATTTATTTGCTTTAATGGATGATGACGAAAGCTCTTATGAAAGCGAAGATGCAGTTGAAGTACCAGCATCAGAAGGAATGAAATCTCATGAGAAAGTTGTTGCTTCAAGTGCTAACGACGAAGGGGAAGTTAGAAAGGTAGTTTTGCAAACCAAATCTCAAAAGAGGAGGAAcaaaaagaacaagaagaaaaagggAAAAAACTCATGCGTCCCAAAAAATAACGACGAAGATACttttaatgatgatgatctAGATAAACTGTTACAGCACTTTCAAAAACGAGATATTAAGGATTTTGGTCTAAATGTGACAAATGTTAACCACAGTGATGAGTTCTTCACGGCTTCCGAATCCGACAATGGCtcagatgatgaaatctCAAGTACTGATATCATCGAAAATGACTTACTTGACGATACATATTTCTCTAAATTCCCTATTCATACTATCAAATATGCcaaaagatttttcaacacggatttcaaaaaattagaCCCTCATCAGGAATTCAAACtattatttgatgatatttcTGCAGAATCTCTGGAAGACATCGACTCAATGTCATCTACTTCTATTTCGCCTCAGCAGTTGAagcaaattcaaaaaatgaaaagattagTAAGGAATTGGGGCGGTAAGGACCACAGAAATGTACCTAACGGCCCTGGTGGTAGTGTCCATCGTCTTCAATTCACTAAGGTAAGGGACGATTGGCTTCCAACACCAAGAGGCGAATTAAATATGAGACTTTTGACAAGTGACGAGTTAATGGATTGGCAGCTATGGCAGCGTCCACTTGATTGGAAAGATGTCATTGAACAAGACTTGAAAAGCTGGCAGAAGTATGTCACCTTCTATAAATTTGAGCCACTAAATCCAGATTCAAATAAAGCAGCAATGACAGAATTCTATATGAGCGTCATATTACATCCAGATCATGAAGCATTGATTAGTTTGATTGCCTCTAAATTCCCATACCATGTACCAGGTCTTCTTCAGGTTGCACTCATAACAATAAGACAAGGagataaatcaaatactAACGGATTATTACAAAGAGCcctttttgtttttgatcGTGCCTTGAAATCAAACGTGAAATTTGATGGGACTTCGTTTCAATTACCATATATCTACTTCTTTAACAGACAGTTTTACTTAACAATTTTCAGATATATCCTTTCATTAGCTCAAAGAGGTGCCTTTGCTACTGCAGGTGAGTGGTGCAAGGTATTATGGTCATTAAGTCCCTTGGAAGATCCATTAGGATGTAGGTATTTCTTAGATCATTATTTGTTATTAAACTCTGAATACCGATACATTATAGATCTGTCAAAATCTTCCCTAGCTAACACTTATAGACAATGGTACACACTGGGATTAGCGCTGGGTACTGTATTAAGTTACTTAAAGATTGAGGAGACTGAATTAGCCAAATtagaattaatgaaatgttTTAAGCACCACCCGTTAGCCATAGCTATGCTATTTATCGACAAATTAGCAGGAGACAGATGTCTTGTGGGAGGTTTGGATATTTCTGCTAGTCCCGCAGAACAAATCGAATGTAAAGCATACCTTGcaagattttctttattatgGAAGGGCCACGAAGAGATCAAGTTCTTATATGACGAGATAAGTAAAATCTTGAGTGATTACcaaaataacaaaattGAACTATCGTTCTTAATGGGTTCTGTAGATGAGGAATCTGAACAcccattttttattaaagGTATTCCTGTGAATTTACTAAGATTTGTTGTCCTTTCAGAGGAATCATCAGTAATGGCAAGTATTCCCTCATATGTTTGGTCGGATTACGAAGTATTTGAGTTTGATGTACTCCCACCACTTGCAAGAGATAGAGAATCATTGGAAGTTATAGAGACCGTTAAGAGCTTCGTGAATGACAGGGATCTTGCTACTAATCAAGCAGTGAGGATGCAAGATGACCAGCTTTTAGCACAAATAAGGCAGCTATCATTGGACCAATATCTACAAGAAAACCCAAATGCCGCTCctgaaatttga
- the KAFR0D04350 gene encoding STE domain-containing protein (similar to Saccharomyces cerevisiae STE12 (YHR084W); ancestral locus Anc_5.379), giving the protein MMKIQLSKERTESILKNEVEGSTEVIQSTPEEVEEALVLIDELKYFLTTAPVNWQENQVIRRYYLNNEMGFVSCVFWNNLYYITGTDIVKCCMYRMQKFGRKIVQKKKFEEGIFSDLRNLKCGIDATLELPKSEFLAFLFRNSCLKTQKKQKVFFWFSVPHDKLFADALERDLKREASGHASTTKATNEPAYSFQYDSYMGQSLYDQLVKHVTIKKNTLESTNVKLEDAKENNRMYSGFLKTEDDTLASLSDEEKRESRSTDSRGLDPMIRTLQSSRDSSPTLFDTSDPVQAETRPSSILKHKESINNEMNDFSLDYFPVDIDYSNEEDKLGPLNSDILETVSSTNMYGSNVNPFEEHIFSNFQYGKKNPNSTTGKTPKSSRKSRDYTQELLQLDGLEENEPLKMNDRRKSTKGYENMFNPNQRYGSYEAMRTANLYQSPGYNQYPTEILAQTIEQPMIGFEGIFTPQNVYNKEFQAEPFDWNLLQPSPAHAINSYTPGFRPANAYPWAQGPFVSVGTPANYPMYYPQKTPKFVRRPFMINQPNSSTGNQFSRQRKVTKPAHRSSESYTRESKSSIQDKIKESAKQLQANIQNKTLEKSWQK; this is encoded by the coding sequence ATGATGAAGATACAACTATCAAAGGAAAGAACTGAATCCATATTGAAGAACGAAGTGGAAGGAAGTACTGAGGTCATTCAATCAACTCCTGAGGAGGTAGAAGAAGCGCTAGTTCTGATAGATGAGCTAAAATACTTTTTGACGACAGCGCCTGTCAATTGGCAAGAAAACCAGGTTATCAGAAGATATTATctcaataatgaaatggGATTTGTATCATGTGTCTTTTGGAATAATTTATATTACATTACCGGTACTGATATTGTAAAATGTTGCATGTATAGAATGCAAAAGTTTGGAAGGAAAATTGtgcaaaagaagaaatttgaagaaggtaTATTTTCAGActtaagaaatttgaaatgtgGAATTGATGCAACGTTGGAACTGCCTAAATCAGAATTTCTTGCATTTTTATTTAGAAATTCATGTTTAAAGACTCAGAAGAAACAGAAGGTCTTCTTTTGGTTTAGTGTCCCGCACGATAAGTTATTTGCTGACGCCTTGGAAagagatttgaaaagagaagcATCCGGCCACGCATCGACTACTAAGGCCACTAACGAGCCAGCATACTCATTCCAATATGACTCTTATATGGGACAATCTTTATATGATCAATTAGTCAAGCATGTTAcgataaagaagaatactTTGGAAAGTACGAATGTGAAGTTAGAAGATgctaaagaaaataatagaatGTATTCGGgttttttgaaaactgAAGACGATACCTTGGCGTCACTATCAGAcgaagaaaagagagaatCGCGATCTACGGATTCGCGGGGGTTGGACCCTATGATTAGGACTTTGCAATCATCCAGAGATTCTTCTCCAACGCTATTTGATACTTCTGACCCAGTTCAAGCTGAGACTCGACCTTCTAGTATTCTTAAGCACAAAGAAAGCATAAACAACGAAATGAACGATTTTTCTCTAGATTATTTCCCCGTTGATATTGACTACTCTAACGAAGAGGATAAACTAGGCCCTCTAAACTCGGATATACTAGAAACGGTTTCTTCGACAAATATGTATGGATCGAATGTTAATCCTTTTGAAGAACATATATTCTcgaattttcaatatggCAAGAAGAACCCAAATTCCACCACTGGTAAAACGCCGAAGAGCAGTAGAAAATCAAGAGATTATACCCAGGAACTTTTACAACTTGACGGGTTGGAGGAGAACGAACCACTTAAAATGAATgatagaagaaaatctaCTAAAGGCTATGAAAATATGTTCAATCCCAATCAACGCTACGGAAGTTATGAGGCTATGCGCACTGCAAATTTATATCAGTCTCCCGGCTATAACCAATACCCTACGGAGATTCTAGCTCAAACGATAGAGCAACCCATGATCGGTTTCGAAGGCATTTTTACTCCACAGAACGTATATAATAAAGAGTTTCAGGCCGAACCATTTGATTGGAATTTATTACAGCCATCGCCAGCCCACGCCATTAATTCTTATACACCTGGTTTCAGGCCCGCAAATGCGTACCCATGGGCTCAGGGTCCTTTTGTCTCTGTGGGAACACCAGCAAATTATCCAATGTATTATCCCCAGAAGACACCAAAATTCGTAAGAAGACCCTTTATGATAAATCAACCAAACTCATCAACAGGTAACCAATTTTCAAGACAGCGGAAAGTCACAAAACCGGCACATCGCTCCTCAGAATCATATACTAGGGAAAGTAAGTCAAGCATTCAAGATAAGATTAAGGAAAGTGCCAAGCAATTACAGGCTAATATACAAAATAAGACATTAGAAAAGTCGTGgcaaaaataa
- the IRC3 gene encoding double-stranded DNA-dependent ATPase (similar to Saccharomyces cerevisiae YDR332W; ancestral locus Anc_5.377) yields the protein MRRCLFRQFSVVASCVRQQSTLALRDYQQDAINSCIQSIKNGTTRIGVSLATGGGKTVIFSNLIQQLKEASNKPDYKALVLVHRRELALQASGTIQKFFPQARVQLEMGKFHCSIEESDIVIASIQSLVRRLDKYKNNNIDLIIVDEAHHAVANSYIKILSHFGANTAGSKIPVIGFSATFERADNKALSTVIDEIVYHRGILKMIDEKWLCEGKFTTVNVDVDLSKVETLSSNVDFKLDSLSKVMNTEEVNKIVLKSYLHKREKDNLRSTLLFAVDIAHVKSLHDVFIKNGVKAEYVTSDTKEHHRDAIIQEFREGKIEVLMNCGIFTEGTDMPNIDCLLLCRPTKSRSLMVQMIGRGLRLHHSKAYCHIIDFVGASNVGIISIPTLTGITNFEGDLDDATLDDLNEIKKEMERKSQLLYEKKKLEIEKTQKAYEDFKKSLQAMNSLELTLTTFGSFAEFCKISKPDGGTSDYSKSSTTAKEVKFILKSEYPWVKYSTNAWAFPLHNESHLRLSKEKDENKSTFYTLKLCRLVPKHLRYEIPGKFIPRELIKDGDLLNISGKVNEVIKTLSAASEGKIKNFTKFTRWRQEPATVGQRKAICGAMKSVYSSNQGSFKRLTTSDINLYVEKLSKGDAANIIFSMSLAPVYPLKALLRILDYKVQLKG from the coding sequence ATGCGAAGATGTTTGTTTAGGCAATTTAGTGTTGTGGCTAGTTGTGTAAGACAGCAATCTACCTTGGCCCTTCGCGATTATCAACAAGATGCAATAAACTCATGCATTCAATCTATCAAAAATGGGACAACCAGGATAGGTGTTTCATTAGCTACAGGTGGAGGAAAGACTGTTATTTTTTCGAATCTGATTCAGCAATTGAAGGAAGCCAGTAATAAACCCGATTACAAGGCCTTAGTGCTAGTACATAGGAGAGAACTGGCTCTACAAGCCTCCGGTACCATCCAAAAGTTCTTCCCACAAGCGCGCGTGCAGTTGGAAATGGGCAAGTTCCATTGCTCGATTGAAGAATCCGATATTGTTATTGCGTCTATTCAGTCACTTGTCAGGAGACTCGATAAGTacaagaataataatattgatttgataattgTCGATGAGGCACACCATGCTGTAGCGAATTCTTATATCAAGATCTTGAGTCATTTTGGGGCCAACACAGCAGGTTCTAAAATTCCTGTAATTGGGTTTAGTGCTACATTTGAAAGGGCAGACAACAAAGCTTTGTCAACTGTTATAGATGAAATCGTATATCATCGTGGGATCTTAAAAATGATTGACGAAAAATGGTTATGTGAGGGGAAATTTACGACAGTAAATGTTGATGTAGATTTATCCAAGGTGGAAACATTATCCTCAAATGTAGACTTTAAGCTGGACAGTCTATCTAAGGTAATGAATACTGAAGAAGTCAATAAAATTGTGTTAAAATCATATTTACATAAACGTGAAAAAGATAATCTACGATCTACTTTACTATTTGCTGTAGACATTGCTCACGTCAAATCTTTGCATGAtgttttcatcaaaaatggAGTAAAAGCAGAATATGTCACCTCTGATACAAAAGAACATCATAGAGATGCGATTATCCAAGAATTCCGAGAGGGTAAAATTGAAGTGCTGATGAACTGTGGTATATTTACCGAAGGTACAGATATGCCAAATATTGattgtcttcttctttgcAGACCAACTAAATCTAGGTCACTTATGGTTCAAATGATAGGTCGTGGACTGCGCCTTCATCATTCAAAGGCATATTGCCATATCATTGACTTTGTAGGTGCATCTAATGTGGGTATAATATCAATTCCGACCCTAACAGGaataacaaattttgaaggagATTTGGATGATGCTACATTGGATGATTTGAACgagataaaaaaagagatgGAACGTAAAAGTCAGCTATTatatgaaaagaagaaactagAAATCGAAAAGACTCAAAAAGCTTATGAAGACTTCAAGAAATCTCTACAAGCTATGAATTCCTTGGAACTAACATTAACGACCTTTGGAAGTTTCGCTGAATTCTGCAAAATTTCTAAGCCTGACGGTGGTACGAGtgattattcaaaatcgTCAACGACAGCAAAGGAAGTAAAgttcattttgaaatcagAATATCCCTGGGTCAAATATTCAACAAATGCTTGGGCATTTCCCTTACATAACGAGAGCCATTTAAGATTATCCAAGGAAAAGGATGAGAACAAATCCACATTCTACACATTAAAATTGTGTCGTTTGGTCCCTAAACATTTACGATATGAGATCCCTGGTAAGTTTATACCAAGGGAACTCATAAAAGACGGCGATCTACTCAATATTTCAGGCAAGGTTAATGAGGTAATAAAAACTCTCAGTGCCGCTTCTGAAGGtaaaataaagaattttacaaaattcaCCAGATGGAGACAGGAACCCGCCACAGTTGGCCAACGAAAAGCTATTTGTGGTGCAATGAAGTCAGTATATTCTAGTAACCAAGGCAGCTTCAAAAGACTCACGACCTCAGATATAAATCTTTATGTTGAAAAACTTAGTAAAGGCGATGCTGCTAATATTATATTCTCAATGAGCTTAGCACCTGTTTATCCTTTAAAGGCATTACTACGAATTCTAGATTACAAGGTCCAATTGAAAGGCTAA
- the GPI8 gene encoding GPI-anchor transamidase (similar to Saccharomyces cerevisiae GPI8 (YDR331W); ancestral locus Anc_5.375) produces MRIWSVVFLFVLQMLATVSAEHTNNWAVLVSTSRFWFNYRHMANVLSMYRTVKRLGIPDSQIILMLSDDVACNSRNLFPGSVFNNKDHAIDLYGESVEVDYRGYEVTVENFIRLLTDRWSEDQPKSKRLLTDENSNIFIYMTGHGGDDFLKFQDAEEIASEDIADAFAQMHEKKRYNEIFFMIDTCQANTMYSKFYSPNILAVGSSELDESSYSHHSDVEIGVAVIDRFTYYTLEFMEQIEKSSNLTLQDLVDSYTFEKVHSHVGVRTDLMERDPKDILITDFFASVQNILPDSTEDLGKKVATNKILTSLLEQNSKTDTAAMDGTTDVKYFKKVGSLNQHLDEENDSSNSMYDLSLTAGSILFSIVALFVLHKY; encoded by the coding sequence ATGCGTATTTGGTCAGTAGTGTTTCTGTTTGTTCTACAAATGCTCGCAACTGTGAGTGCAGAGCATACCAATAATTGGGCCGTATTAGTTTCAACTTCAAGATTTTGGTTTAACTATAGACATATGGCAAATGTATTAAGTATGTACAGAACAGTTAAAAGATTAGGTATACCCGATTCACAGATTATTCTGATGTTAAGTGATGACGTCGCTTGTAATTCAAGAAACTTATTTCCTGGTAGTGTTTTCAATAACAAGGATCACGCTATTGATCTCTATGGTGAATCTGTCGAGGTAGATTATAGAGGTTATGAAGTAACCgtagaaaatttcataagGCTATTGACAGATAGATGGTCAGAAGATCAGccaaaatcaaagagaTTGTTAACtgatgaaaattcaaacattTTTATCTACATGACTGGCCATGGCGGtgatgattttttgaagttcCAAGACGCTGAAGAGATTGCCTCAGAAGATATAGCAGATGCATTTGCTCAGATGCACGAAAAGAAGAGGTATAAtgagatttttttcatgataGACACATGTCAAGCAAATACGATGTATTCCAAGTTCTATTCTCCAAACATTTTGGCCGTAGGTTCAAGTGAACTAGACGAAAGTTCTTATTCCCATCATTCTGACGTCGAAATCGGTGTTGCAGTCATTGACAGATTTACGTATTACACTTTGGAGTTTATGGAACAAATAGAAAAGAGCTCAAATTTAACGTTACAGGATTTGGTTGATTCTTACACGTTCGAAAAAGTACACTCACACGTTGGTGTAAGGACTGATTTGATGGAAAGAGACCCAAAGGATATTTTGATTACTGACTTTTTTGCTAGTgtccaaaatattttaccTGATAGTACCGAAGATCTTGGAAAGAAGGTTGCGACCAACAAGATTTTAACTTCCCTACTAGAGCAGAATTCAAAGACCGACACGGCGGCTATGGATGGTACTACTGAtgtcaaatatttcaaaaaagttgGTTCTCTGAATCAGCACCtggatgaagaaaatgatagttCAAACAGCATGTATGACCTGTCACTTACCGCTGGCtctattcttttttcaattgtggCCCTATTCGTGCTACACAAGTATTGA
- the UBX5 gene encoding DNA protein crosslink repair co-factor UBX5 (similar to Saccharomyces cerevisiae UBX5 (YDR330W); ancestral locus Anc_5.374), with product MSQEQIDNFMAITSTEDSNVARQFIEMADGNLDIAISLFFEHGSSLQTSDSHIHNSTADSEMAERLQNEAYQESQEEYVRPPDEARHETLTDTHVFHGTYGGIGGSFNPLTRNADDMFDHSRPRGVFNQHLEGDYSDFSNSGDSESDYEYAEETVVELDEDGNVQEVNRMVRRPRTLTKEEKLAKLFRPPFDVMSRISLDEARAKARDSKKWIMINIQDTGIFQCQQLNRDLWASRDVKHLIRKSFVFLQYQFESTNAKPYLNFYGVKDKNDLPHIAILDSITGERLKQWNRSVPTPIEFITEVNKFLEEFSLDPNSVNPTIKEPTPELDPTELTEEQQMEFAIRESLGVSPDKSAVLEEHHTNEEDEQVELDPFDSIVPATHSEPPNKPGITTRIQIRTGDGKRIVRRFNASEDTVRTIYQFIKHELEEFKDCKFLLSDHGRENLIDKLDMTIEDAGLKNSSVLLEKEND from the coding sequence ATGTCACAGGAACAGATAGACAATTTTATGGCGATTACGAGTACTGAGGACTCCAACGTTGCCAGacaattcattgaaatggCTGATGGCAATTTAGACATtgcaatttcattattttttgagCATGGCAGCAGCTTACAAACTAGTGACAGTCATATTCATAACAGTACTGCTGACTCTGAAATGGCCGAAAGATTACAGAATGAAGCATACCAAGAATCACAGGAGGAATATGTCAGGCCTCCCGATGAAGCTAGACACGAGACTTTGACAGATACGCACGTTTTTCATGGGACATATGGCGGGATTGGAGGAAGTTTTAACCCTTTGACTCGCAATGCTGATGACATGTTTGATCATTCCAGACCAAGAGGCGTTTTCAATCAGCATCTAGAGGGTGATTATTCGGATTTTTCCAACAGTGGAGATTCAGAATCAGATTATGAGTATGCTGAAGAGACGGTTGTGGAGTTGGACGAAGATGGGAACGTACAGGAGGTGAATAGAATGGTTAGAAGACCAAGAACTTTgaccaaagaagaaaagttgGCAAAATTGTTCAGACCTCCCTTTGATGTAATGTCAAGAATATCATTAGATGAAGCAAGAGCGAAGGCTAGAGACTCTAAAAAATGGATCATGATAAATATTCAGGATACGGGGATCTTTCAATGCCAACAATTGAATAGGGACCTTTGGGCCTCTAGAGACGTTAAACATTTGATCAGAAAGTCCTTTGTTTTTTTacaatatcaatttgaatctaCGAATGCTAAACCATATCTGAACTTCTATGGTGTTAAAGATAAGAACGATTTACCTCATATTGCAATTCTTGACTCTATAACGGGAGAACGATTAAAACAATGGAATCGTTCTGTGCCCACACCAATAGAGTTCATAACCGAGGTCAATAAGTTTCTGGAAGAATTTTCCTTGGATCCAAATTCAGTAAACCCAACAATAAAAGAACCTACCCCAGAGTTGGATCCAACAGAATTAACTGAGGAACAACAAATGGAATTCGCTATCAGAGAATCTCTTGGGGTCTCGCCTGACAAATCTGCTGTTCTTGAAGAACATCATactaatgaagaagatgaacaaGTAGAACTGGACCCATTTGACTCGATTGTACCTGCAACACATTCAGAACCCCCGAATAAACCAGGCATCACCACCAGAATACAAATACGCACAGGAGACGGCAAAAGAATTGTTAGAAGGTTTAATGCTTCAGAAGATACTGTACGCACCATTTATCAGTTTATTAAGCACGAACTGGAGGAATTCAAAGACTGCAAGTTTCTTTTGAGTGATCATGGTAGAGAGAACCTCATAGACAAGCTGGATATGACTATTGAAGACGCAGGACTCAAGAACAGTTCAGTACTGctagaaaaggaaaatgattAA